The Rhodamnia argentea isolate NSW1041297 chromosome 7, ASM2092103v1, whole genome shotgun sequence genome contains the following window.
GCCGGTTTTTGAGTATGAAAAACACATCGAAAAATTGAAGAGATCTCTGTCCGAGCTACTATCAGAGGCATTAGGGCTTGATTCAGGCTATCTTGGtgaaattgaatgcatggaatccAAGAGAATGGTAGGCCATTACTACCCAATTTGCCCTGAGCCAGAGCTGACTGTGGGGACAATCAATCACTCAGATGCCGCATTTCTCACCCTTCTCCTACAAAACCACCATGAAGGCCTCCAAGTCCGCCACAAAAACCAGTGGGTTGATGTGTCCCCTGTGCCTTGAGCAATCCTAGCCAACATGGGAGACCTCATGCAGGTACAAAGATCATTCAAATTTGTCACAGACTAGAGTAAGGTCATCTTCCAGTCGAAAGTTTGCCTGATTTGTTGATTGCAGCTTGTTAGCAACGACAAGTTCAAGAGCGCGGAGCACCGGGTCCTCGCCAGGCTGGCTGGGCCTCGGGTCTCGGTtgcgtgcttcttcttccccgGGGGGACACAGAAGTCGAAGCCGTATGGACCGATAGAGGAGCTTCTCGACGAGGACAATCCACCCCTGTACAGAGAGACCTCTTTCACAGAGTACTATGGGTATTACCTCTCCGATGGCAATGGCCTAAATGGCGAACCTGTACTTCCTCATTTCAGATTAAGCGAGCCCAAGTAGAGAGTACAAACATCTGTATGAGTTTTTCAAAGAAAGTGTTAAAATCTTTAAATAAGGCTACGTTGATTGCCTAAGAGAGGACCAAGATATGGCCATGATCCTTCGGGCTGTGGAAACATTTGAATCTCTTTCACCAAACGATAATTCCAATTAAGTTGCAAATTTAGGACGAGCTTCATCATCCCTTTCAATCTCATCCGTGAGAGGTCTCCAAGTTGACATGTCGATCTCTCTAATTGGCAGAAGATTTAGGGCTGTCAAATTCGTGCCGCGACATCAGATTCGATCTACGTCTCATGCTGTCTTGTTGCTTTCCATACTGTTTCATGTGCTGAAAAGTGAAACGAAAGAAGGAGGAAAAGTAAATGAGGAATGTTGTTAGAGGTATGTCTTAAGTTTAAGCCAGTAAGGAAAATTAGGAAGTTTCCTAATTTGAGTCGGATTGCTAGTTTGAACAGGTTTCTAATTTGGATCCAATTCCTTTTTATGtaagaaatgagttttcttTGTGAAGGGTATCTAAGAGGTTACTTCTTAATGAACAACACCTTGAAGCAATCCGAGGGTGTTCAAGCTAATTAAATCTTGTGGGTAAGATATGTGAATACCATTGTGAGATTGAGATTATTTCAAGAGGAATTGTGAAGGCCAAATACTGTGAGAGTTACTCGGTATAATTGAAGCTGGAAAACACTTCAGAGTATTTGAGGTGATCAAATGTGGTTGTAATCTTTGTTATATCGCTTAATCTATAGTATAATGTTGTGTTGCCCTCCAACAGAATAGGTCCCACTAATTGAACCATGTAGatattattttgtttattattgTTCGATCACTTGTTATCCACAACAAAAGGTATCAGAGCCAAACTTGGCTGAGTTGAAGCGAGGGAGGAGATAGGCGACAGATAAGGGTTTTTAGGTTAAAAAGGGGTAAATGTGGAATTATGAAGATTGAGTGAGGGAAAGattggaaattaaaaatatacattAACTCGGGTCTTTTGTATGCCGAGAAAGCTAGAGCAAGTAAGGAGGAGCCTTGAGTTAAAGGCCTTTAGAAGACCTTGGAAATGCTAACATTTGGGAAATGGGCTCTTCAAAAACAATTGCCAAACACTCTAGCATTCGGCTAAGAGACTTTACAGGCTCAAAGAACTTTGCAAGTGGGTTCCCAAACACAGCCTCATTGGAGCATGCTCATTGAGAGTTGCTAAATAAACAAGCGCCGGGTGTTATTCGGCTAAGTTTGACTTGTAAGGTTGCGTGTAACATCTTGAAAGAGAAACTACCGCCCGATTAATTAACACAAGTCGAAAATGTAGGAAAATCCATTTGCAACCACTAAAGTAAACTCGATGAGACATATGTTTCATTTAAAGATGGGCGAAATTGCGTCGATTGCTGACACAACGTTATATTTAATGTGGTCATTAGTCGATTGAGTTTGGTTGAGATTGACTTGGATAATGAGGCACGTGGTTTATTCTATTATTTTCGAGCCCGGTGGGGGACGAATTACCTTAACTTGCGCTTGTATAATTGCTTTGCGAAATATTTTCTTCAGGAGTAGGTACGCATCCAAGTTAGATTTCCGATATTTCTCATCAATTGTGCGGGTGAAAGTGGCCGTGAGTTTCAATGCCTGAAACTAGCCCTGTTGCCTTCGAAGTTGCGATGGCATATGCATGAAGCATGGCATCGCAGATTGAGAGAAACAGAACTTGATCGaacttcctttcctttttccgaTTTCGTTTTGGTTTTGTTGGTCGCGTCAGGACAAAGACGGTGGGTTAGGAAAATGATTGGAGAAGAGAAGGATAAAAAAATGTGTATGAAAGTTGAAACTTTATAGCTGAAAACAAAGATGAACAGAGAAGTTGAAGATGgggatgaagaggaagaagtagGGCTAAGTATGAGTCATTTGACCAAAGATTTGTCAACActcaagaccttttttttttttgctcgaaattgaaacTTCATTCATTCAACGTATCAGTTCAGAGAAACAAGGAAAGCTAGATTCAAAACACAACAAATCCCCCAAAGATTGGGCGGGGGGTGTTTGGGGGGCGGCTTTGATAGTCAGACTTTAAGTTTACTTAAAACTGCCATGCCGCACTTAAAAACTCTATAAAAAGGCCGCGTAGGATGAATCGTCAGAATATGTCGTCGGACATTTTGAAGTGATTGATTAAGCGatataacaaaaattaaaacaacatTTAACGAGAGAGAATGtaatatttatgtacaaaagtgaaaagaaaaagttgaataGTCAAAAGGTAAAAGAAGTAGAAGACTTGGTCTTGGTCATCAAAGGAGGGGATATCCTTCGGTTTGAGAAGATAAACGTAAACACTTCCATTATTCAATtgaagctaaaaaaaaagatattcccAAGTAAAAGGACAGATTCATTGACCGTTTGGTGTAATTAACCGAAACTCGAGTTATGGCTAATTGTCATTGGCCGACTTTATcacttaattgaacgattgagGATTGATTATAAGAACTGAATAGAAGTGATAGGTGGACGATCAAATAGTTTTTCAATCTTTTAGCATATTTAACGTGTGTAATCAGGTTATTTAGATAGATGGTCGCAGATGTTGCTATATATGCCATTGAAATTTTAGTCTAAATAAGCTGAATCAGCTTCTCACGGATTGTGAACGCAATgggaatcataaaacttttctCACTTTTGCTTCGAAATAACATTTCCTCACAATAGCTCTGTTTCATCATGACTCCCTACTTTGTAGATTGATTTCAGATGACAGATCGGTGGCCACAAGAGGGTATCTTGTGAACAGATAAAGAAATATGCAAGCACACACTTTAAGGCGATTCAAAATTGAGGTATTGAATCTCACATATAAGAGAAGATGGTACGAGAGTCAAATGggagctcctttttttttttttttttgggaattgcAGTCTAGTAAAATTTACAATATGTTCATATCTCTGTGTCTCTTCCAGCATGGTGATTGCAGTCTGATAAGATATCTTATTGTCTGCTAATGCAGGAGGCTTAACAATGTCCtggacggagagagagagagagagagagagagaggtaggcAAACAAGGAAAAGGTAAGAGTGAGCTGAGAGAAAAGAGtagaaaaacgaaagaaagcAAGAGGGTTACGTTGTATACCCTCCTCGGGGACCTCGACGAGTCGAATTCTCTCCGTTCAAAGCCCTGGTAGGTGCTCGCACCCTTCATTCATCTAATTGGAGACATCTTTTCGAACCGAGTCCTAATTTGGGATATTTATTGATTTCTAAGTTGGTGGGTTAAAACTAGGAGTTTCTAAGCTGAGAAATCACGGGGGATTGAAATTTAGGGTGCTTTGGAGCTGTAAATTTTGCAGAAGTCAATTTGGATCAATTTGGGCTTACAGTTTGCCCacagcaaattttcaaagttacAGGGAACTGCTGAACAGTAGcgaattttttgcaattttagccCCGGTTGTGGCCCGGTTTCGGATGTCTTTAGAGTCGACAAAGCTTAGGATGTTTAAGTATCTTGAAAAAGGCTTTTGTTGACTTTAGAATTGTTAGAATCAGAGTTTGAAGGGGAAAGTTGTAGCGTAAACCAGTCCGGCGAGTAAGCTGCGCGTAGCAGACAGCAGGAAACATCTGCTACGTCGAGCCTTTCGTTGTTATGTAAGAGTCGATTGGTCGACGAATAAATGTAATTAGTTAAGTTGTTCATTAGAGTATTTATTACTCAGTTTTTGATCCGTTTTTCCATATATTTGACATAAATTTAGACGTGTCGGCTCAAGTAACTCTTGTAGGTTGGTGTTGGCATTATCAGGTGAATGGTACAATTTCTTCTTGTatttgtaaactcatatttaaaaaatgataagtACTAGATAGGTTATGAGTTGAGAAAGAACATTTTTGTTGCATAAATAGGATCGAACAATTACTgcatttttttaccaaaaaaaaaaaaaaacaattattgcCGTTTTATGTATTTGAAATGGAAAGTCATCTTTTGGCTATATGCATGAGCTGATTTCATCTACGTGATTTGTGAACCTTTACGAAAGGATTGGGAAAAGTTCATGATTCATGACTCTGAATATGGTTTGTAAAAAGTGTTCTGATATGATTGAAATACGAGAGCTATATGTGTTTTAGTTTACATGATCGACTTAGTGGTATATATATTCTAATTTATATGAAAGATTGTATGAAATGATCTGTGATCATCTTGTGACGTGATTTTGAGCTGGCTTGCGATGTGAGAAAGACGTTGCGAGTTTAAATACTCATGTATCCTGTTCCCCATATGTTGGCAGTTTTAAATATGAAAGATGGTCCGATAATTGCAAGTCAATCGGAAGCTATTTGTATTTGTTTGTCCAGAAACATTAAACCATGCACTATCTGGCAACAAGTTCCTATCGAGCTGACTATATCGGATGGCGACTCGGCACCTCCCACCTCTCCATTGTTTCTGCATAAATACAGATTGAGATGGTCGTACATATAGCCTCACAGAAAGGACACAATTCAATCACCTTTGCCGGCTTCAAATTTCCCCTTACAAAGATGCAAGCCTCGCCCATGCATGGAGAATCCGTCACCCGTGGCGGACCGTGCTACGACAGAGCGAAAGAAGCAGAGGAATTCCACGAGACAAAAGCTGGAGTCAAAGGCCTCGTGGACTCGGGCGCGGCCAAGGTTCCTAGGCTCTTCATCCACCCGCCCGAGAACCTGCACGACTTCTCCTCCGGCACGGATGGGGCTGCCACCAGCCTCGAGGTCCCAATCATCGACATGATGGGCTGTCGGGATTCCCGGCGGCAAGATGTCGTCGACGAGCTTCGCAGGGCATCGGAGACGTGGGGGTTCTTCCAGATAGTCAACCATGGGGTCCCAGCTGCCGTGATGGACGGCATGCTGGAAGCTGTCACGCAGTTCCACGAGCAGCCTGAGGGAGTGAAGAGAGAGTGGTACTCAAGAGATGACGCAAAGAAATTCAGGTACTACAGCAATGGAGACTTGTTTTGGTCCCAAGCAGCAGCCTGGAGGGACACGCTCTTGTTCGATTTCTCGTGTGGAGTGCCAGACCCAGAGGAAGTCCCTCTTCTATGCAGGTCTGAATCAGGATTGATAATACCATTCCTTCACCTAGAAGAGAACGTTCCtgatgctttctttttttcactcctCTGCAGAGAGCCGGTTTTCAAATACGAAGAACACATCGAAAAGTTGAAGAGATCTCTGTCTGAACTACTATCGGACGCATTGGGGCTTGACTCAGGCTATCTTGGTGATCTTGAATGCATGGAATCCAAGAGAATCGTAGGCCATTACTACCCAATTTGCCCTGAGCCAGAGCTGACTATGGGCACAATCAATCACTCAGATGCCACAATTCTCACTCTTCTCCTTCAAAACAACCATGGAGGCCTCCAGGTCCGCCACCAAAACCAGTGGGTTGATGTGTCCCCTGTGCCTGGAGCAATCCTAGCCAACATTGGAGACTTCATGCAGGTACCAGGATCGTTCACATTTGTCATTTGTTACACATGTTTCCGGTTTCGATTGAGGTCGAGAAATCTTCAGGTCAAGGAgtggttttcctttttgcctgATTTGTCGATTGCAGCTTGTTAGCAACGACAAGTTCAAGAGCGTGGAGCACCGGGTCCTTGCTAGGAGGGCCGGGCCCTGGGTCTCGGTCGCGTGCTTCCTCTTCCCGGGAGGGATACGGAAGTCGAAGCCATATGGGCCGATAAAGGAGCTTCTCGATGAGAACCATCCACCCTTGTACAGGCAGACCTCTTTCGCAGACTATCTTGGGTATTTCCACTCGAGGAATGGCCTCAACGGTGAATCTTTACTTCCTCATTTTAGAGTAAgttctaaaaatatttaagcTTTAAATCACGCTTTTATCTAATAGTTTAAACTGTAGTCTTACAAAATTTTATATAAGTGAGTTCAAGTAGAGAGTACAAATTGTGCGAAAAGCTTTAATAAAGATGTCGGATTTCACATTAATATGATTGGTTTATCTTTTCAACAAAGTTAGGACCGTCAATCAATATCGTGGCATCATTCTATTGTTCGTGTCACGCTGTCTTACTGCTTTTCAAACtatttattgtgattttttttttgttcgagaaaAACTATTTATTGTGATGAAAAGTCTTTCTTggtacaaaaaaacaaaaaggtcaaAACTTATTAAGTTATGTCAGTTTTGAGTTCATCGCGTAGATTTGAGCTTCTCTTGGTATTATCTACTTAAACAGAGTCCGCTTGCGATACGAACATTATTTATCATACCAACTTTGAAGATCGGTTTCAGTATGCTCTGGCactaactcaattttttttggcactaactcaattgacaaatgcCTAAATTAAGGGTTTCATCTGACCAATTCAAGCCATTCCCATGTGAAATGGAATCTGGCTCAGATTAGGGCGGTGGTTCCAGACCTACCCCCAACCTCTTGTCTCCTGGGGAATCCTAGGCATTTTGTTCCCTTGACCAAATTTGTGCAATGGCCTCTCTCTAGCTAATCATCTTCATATCATTCCCATGGTCACAGCCTCACATTGAGCAGGGCTCAAATTCATTCGATCTTAACTAAGACTTCAAACTTTGTCACTGCAAGATGATGCAAACCTCGCCTAGTCCGGGAGAATTCATCACTCGCCGCGACACAGTTTACGACAGAGCGAAAGAATTGCGGGAGTTCGACGAGACCAAGGCCGGAGTCAAAGGCCTCGTGGACTCTGGCGTGGCCAAGATCCCTAGGATCTTCATGCACCCGCCCGAGAACTTGCACGGTTTGTCATCCAACACGAACAGGGCCTGCCTCCAGGGCCCAATCATCGATCTGAGAGACTGTCGGGATTCTCGACGTCGAGATATCACCGATGGTATTCGCGAAGCATCAGAGGCGTGGGGGTTCTTCCAGATAATCAATCACGGGATTCCACTTGACGTGATGGACAGCATGTTGGAGGGTGTGAGGAAGTTCCATGAGCAAGAAGTGGAAGTGAAGAAAGAGGTGTATTCTAGAGATGGTATGAAGAGAGTGAGGTACTTTAGCAATGGAGACTTGTTCCAGTCAAAAGCAGCAGCCTGGAGAGATAGCGTCCTATTTGATTTCCAGGATGGTGTCCTAGACCCCGAGGCTGTTCCTCCTATTTGCAGGTATATACCTATGACTTGTGAGAGTTAATAATTGAAGTTGCTACGTGAAAAATCAGAACAACTTGGTTTTGGAGTATCCTTTAACAACCTTAGTAACAACAGTTGAGGGAGAGCCAAGGTGTTCCCCAAGTCTGAACGTGCATTcttccaaaaaaacaaaagaacataaACAATGCTACAAACCTGGATACCGAAAACTCACACACGGTGCTTTCATTTGCTCGTTTGTAGAGAGGCAGTTTTCGAGTACGAGAAGCATATGGTCAGGCTGAAGACATCTTTATCCGAACTGTTCTCGGAGGCATTGGGACTTGGTTCCTATTATCTCAGTGGCATTGAGTGTATGAAATCGGAGACACTAACATGCCATTACTACCCAGCTTGTCCTGAACCAGAATTGACTCTCGGTACAATTAATCACTCGGACTTATCGTGTCTGACTCTTCTCCTTCAAGACCACCACGGTGGCCTCCAAGTCCTCCATGAAAACCACTGGGTTGATGTGGTTCCTGTGAAGGGAGCAATTCTAGCCAACATTGGAGACTTCATGCAGGTAAAGAAAGTTCCACCTTTTATCTGACCTTATGCTCCCTGGCATACATAACATTGGAGTCGGTTTTGAATGCCCTTCATTACATCAACCATATAATGAGTCTAGACAATGTTTTCTGAGCAACCAATCGAATGTAGAACGAACTTTCCACGATACCCTGAGCACTTGAGAAGAATCATAAGTGAAGTAACAGAGCAATGTTGCGGCATGAGAGCACACTGCATTGTATGCCTAGCTCTTTGCCTTCATCATCTTTTGAAGTCATAACTCCCTTTCTGGTCTAATACAATGGTTGCAGCTTGTTACCAATGACAAGTTCAAAAGCGTGGAGCACCGAGTACTCGCCGGGCGGGTTGGACCCAGGGTTTCGGTCGCATGCTTTCTCTCCCCAGGCTGGACGCAAAAAACCAAACTCTTTGGGCCAATAAAGGAGCTTCTCTCTGAAAACAATCCACCTATATACAAGGAAACCTCTCCTTTGGAGTACGTCACCTATTATATATCCCATGGCCTGAGCGGCAATTCAGCACTTCCTCATTTCAGGATGAGCGACTCCAAATAGGGCGGAGTTGTGGAAAATCCTGAATGAGTGTGTCTTGACTGGTTATATCATTTATCTGAGTTTGTGGCAGGACTTTGCACCTGTCTGTTTCGATATGTGCAATAAAATCTTACTTATCTCAAACAAACCAGTGCCAAGGTTGATTCTTCTGATGCGTTGTGTAATGTGACTAGATGCCGTAATAAGCGATGGAACCATAGAATGAAAACCTATTGAAGATTTGCTCAATCGTTCTGCAACTTTATCAGAACAAATCGACCGTCAACAATTTACACCATATTTTTGGCTAGCATTGACAAGCATGTCGGCTTCAACTTGTCCGAATCAAAGAACAACTGACTCGATTagacaaattctagaaattcaAGAACTCGTTAGATATGATGACGGCACTGGAAAAAGAGCGCAAAACCAAGAACCGAATACGTGCTGTTTCCTTGAATACTTTCACCCATTCACTTTTCATCGGAAAACAGTTATGGTCAAAAGAAATGACCATATGTTCACCTGAGGTGTTACCCATGATTTTCTGATACAAAGTGCGAAGTGGCCATTGTCCTTCTTACCACCCGCAGAATCTATTTCCGCCGAGAGGGGGCCAGGAAAATAACGACAGCATTACCAAGTCATTGCTGCAGAATAAATTGGGTCATGTAATTATTTGAGTAATGACTATGGAGCTCAAATAGCATAATGTGGCATCTGGTTTAACTGTTTATCATTCTTTGGATAGCAGATTTACTGATCTTCGTCGTCCTCCGCTTGCCAGTCGCaggttttgattttgtttactTCCAAATGATCTTACGGAACAGTTATTGCCGACCGAACAAGGGCGCCCCGCCCCCCCTCTTCaccaaaagaaagcaaaaaggcACATCAAATGCCAATATTGATGTACAGCGAtcactttgatgtcaatatttttctttttctttttcttttttatcattaaGTGCTAAATCAGAGAAAAATGAATGGCGAGAAATTCcggcaaaaaaatatatgtggCATTTAAATTTAAAACAAGTTAGTGCCACGTCATTTAAAATTGAGAAATAAGGTTACGTGAACTTCACATGgcaattcattaaaaaaaaaaaataagttcacTTGaagatttctttcaaaaattcaGTCTTCtcttgacacctaaattttggatatttattaatttattccataaaaaaaatgaggaactaaCCATAGTccctagaaaaaatatttaattagtttCCATATAGTTTTAGGAACATTTTTGCATACATATTGCATTTAGTCGGACCAGCAGTGGATCGACTCAAATGAAAGGTTCTGGATTGAGTCAGCTAGTTGGACTAAACCCACAAGAGCATTAAACTTCGGCCAAGCCCATGGAATATATTATGGCCGAAAATTAGTGATAAACAATAACAAGAACATCCTGTTCTTAAAATATTGCGTAATTGAAGATAGGAAATAAATGTTGGCGAAAACCCTAAAATTACATTATAAATAGTGCTTAAGGGTTCCGTTCAAGGAGGAAGGGCCATTCATTAGAGTACAAAGCCATAGAGCACACGAAGGAGAGAATAAAACAGAGAGATACACGGCATAGAGGGAATAGGGAGAGGAGCTCCTTGCCTGGCCGAGAAGTTGACGATCTGAGAAACCAACCGCAAGACGACGATCTGCTGCCTCTGGGTTCGGGCCGCTGCTGCTGCTACATCCACACCTGACCGCATCCGATGCCGGTGCCTTGAGCGCGAGCACCCTTGACGGATCCTTGCTACTGCATCAACGAGCTCAACCGCGCCGAGCCCGACGTCTCCCCTCGGTCTGACCATGATTCGACGGCCTCGGCAGCGATGGCTCTTCCTTGCTAACCCGCCACGCATATTCATCCAATTTTCGGTGGCCACCTCCAATGACCAGGTGGCGTTTCCTTCTCATGCATAATTTTAGAGAACACTGGAGTATCAAGGAGTTTCTCATGCTCACGTGGAGAACTCTGGGCTATAATCAGTAAGAGAATAACAAGACAAAAGGGAAAGTGTGGAGATTTGTCTCTTCTTGAAGAATTTCTTTGACTTGTTTCCATTGTTCTTGTTCGAATGTTCCTTTTGGCAGGTGTCCGAAGTATGAATCTGTAACTCCCTCTTGACTGGGATTTGCCCCTCACCGACGAGGGCAGAAATTGAAGCTTCACCGTCCGTCGTGGAGCAGCCCCTGTCAAGCCTTCGTTGCAGCCGCATTGAAGGGACAAAAAAACACGAGCAATTTGACTTGCACCTGGGCACCCTCATGTGCCTAATGGTATTCATGGAAAGAGTCGAC
Protein-coding sequences here:
- the LOC115732940 gene encoding uncharacterized protein LOC115732940, encoding MQASPMHGESVTRGGPCYDRAKEAEEFHETKAGVKGLVDSGAAKVPRLFIHPPENLHDFSSGTDGAATSLEVPIIDMMGCRDSRRQDVVDELRRASETWGFFQIVNHGVPAAVMDGMLEAVTQFHEQPEGVKREWYSRDDAKKFRYYSNGDLFWSQAAAWRDTLLFDFSCGVPDPEEVPLLCREPVFKYEEHIEKLKRSLSELLSDALGLDSGYLGDLECMESKRIVGHYYPICPEPELTMGTINHSDATILTLLLQNNHGGLQVRHQNQWVDVSPVPGAILANIGDFMQLVSNDKFKSVEHRVLARRAGPWVSVACFLFPGGIRKSKPYGPIKELLDENHPPLYRQTSFADYLGYFHSRNGLNGESLLPHFRMMQTSPSPGEFITRRDTVYDRAKELREFDETKAGVKGLVDSGVAKIPRIFMHPPENLHGLSSNTNRACLQGPIIDLRDCRDSRRRDITDGIREASEAWGFFQIINHGIPLDVMDSMLEGVRKFHEQEVEVKKEVYSRDGMKRVRYFSNGDLFQSKAAAWRDSVLFDFQDGVLDPEAVPPICREAVFEYEKHMVRLKTSLSELFSEALGLGSYYLSGIECMKSETLTCHYYPACPEPELTLGTINHSDLSCLTLLLQDHHGGLQVLHENHWVDVVPVKGAILANIGDFMQLVTNDKFKSVEHRVLAGRVGPRVSVACFLSPGWTQKTKLFGPIKELLSENNPPIYKETSPLEYVTYYISHGLSGNSALPHFRMSDSK